The Triticum aestivum cultivar Chinese Spring chromosome 3A, IWGSC CS RefSeq v2.1, whole genome shotgun sequence genome includes a region encoding these proteins:
- the LOC123060457 gene encoding protein LOW PSII ACCUMULATION 1, chloroplastic, producing MAAAPAAAALRPHLSLLSAGAGIPNPTLQTLSFVAPLLCRRRCRRRSSVVLSNASSSPPSPPPSPEKEAEAAPTAESCVNLGLEFFSKGRVRDALEQFDNALELNPNPTEAQAAFYNKACCHAYREESKKAADCLRIALRDYNLKFGTVLNDPDMAPFRASPEFKELQEEALRGGEDIGSGFRRDLKLISEVQAPFRGVRRFFYVAFIAAAGISTFFTIPRLIFALQGGDGAPDFLETAGNAAINIGGIVVLVALFFWENKKEEEQITNISRNETLSRLPVRLSTNRITELVQLRDISRPVILAGSKASVTQAMQRAERYRTDLLKRGVLLIPVIFGASLKVQGKPKGFGTTRSAASAPSIGGDFEKRTESIAAKSRLRAEVRFKADIVSPEQWESWIRDQQESEGVTPGEDVYIILRLDGRVRRSGRGMPNWNDILKELPRLEDLLSKLER from the exons ATGGCGGCCGCGCCCGCAGCCGCGGCACTCCGACCCCACCTTTCCCTTCTCTCGGCCGGCGCCGGAATCCCCAACCCCACGCTCCAAACTCTATCCTTCGTCGCCcccctcctctgccgccgccgctgccgccgccgcagcagcgtcgttctctccaacgcctcctcgtcGCCCCCGTCCCCCCCTCcttcgccggagaaggaggccgaggCGGCTCCGACGGCGGAGTCGTGCGTCAACCTCGGCCTCGAGTTCTTCTCCAAGGGCAGG GTGAGGGATGCACTTGAACAATTTGACAATGCCCTGGAGCTGAATCCAAATCCTACCGAAGCCCAAGCAGCGTTCTATAACAAGGCATGCTGCCATGCGTACAG GGAAGAAAGCAAAAAAGCTGCAGATTGCTTGAGAATAGCTTTGCGAGATTACAATCTCAAATTTGGTACAGTACTTAATGATCCAGACATGGCGCCATTCAGGGCATCACCAGAATttaaggaacttcaagaagag GCATTGCGTGGTGGAGAAGATATTGGTTCTGGGTTCCGAAGAGATCTAAAGCTCATTAGTGAAGTACAGGCACCATTTCGTGGTGTCCGGAGGTTCTTTTATGTGGCGTTCATTGCAGCAGCTGGAATTTCAACATTCTTCACCATTCCCAGACTTATATTTGCACTTCAAGGTGGTGATGGTGCTCCAGATTTTCTGGAAACGGCTGGCAATGCTGCCATTAATATTGGAG GTATTGTCGTGCTCGTGGCTTTGTTTTTCTGGGAAAACAAGAAAGAAGAAGAGCAGATTACAAATATCTCTCGTAATGAAACCCTTTCAAGGTTACCTGTGCGTCTGTCAACCAATCGCATAACTGAACTTGTGCAACTCCGGGACATTTCTAGGCCA GTTATATTGGCAGGTTCAAAGGCATCTGTTACTCAAGCAATGCAAAGAGCTGAGAGGTACCGAACTGATCTGCTCAAACGAGGCGTTCTTCTAATTCCTGTGATCTTTGGTGCTTCACTAAAAGTCCAAGGCAAACCAAAAGGCTTCGGTACTACAAGATCTGCTGCATCAGCTCCTTCAATTGGG GGTGACTTTGAAAAACGTACTGAATCTATTGCGGCAAAATCACGACTCAGAGCTGAGGTTCGATTTAAAGCTGATATTGTCTCTCCAGAACAATGGGAAAG TTGGATACGTGACCAGCAAGAATCTGAAGGTGTCACTCCTGGTGAAGATGTCTACATAATTCTCCGTCTTGATGGTCGTGTGAGAAGATCTGGAAGA ggcatgccaAACTGGAACGACATTTTGAAGGAATTGCCACGTCTTGAAGATTTGCTCAGCAAACTTGAACGATGA